A genomic region of Halobaculum lipolyticum contains the following coding sequences:
- the glmU gene encoding bifunctional sugar-1-phosphate nucleotidylyltransferase/acetyltransferase, whose protein sequence is MQTVVLAAGKGTRMGPLTDNAPKPMLPVAGKPLVVHCLEHAIAAGASRLVVVVGHEADSIRTALADRNWDVPVTTVVQDELRGTADAVRTAAPELAAEPFVVLNGDVLYDEASLAELYTSGPAVGSFRVDNPSAYGVLQIEDGRVRGVEEKPADPRSNLVNTGAYVFPAAALDWLAVGESDRGERELTDVLQRTCETAEVTAVPFDRWLDVGRPWELLAANEWKLAELDRRIDGDVSPDADLRGTVVVEAGATVEPGVVIEGPTYVGEGAHVGPNAYVRGSTALGPDSRVGHAVELKNSVVMRDSAVPHLTYLGDSILGRDVNLGAGTAVANLRHDDEPVELTVKGERVSTGRRKFGIVCGDGVKTGINCTLNAGVTLSSGARVGPGETVLRDR, encoded by the coding sequence GTGCAAACCGTTGTGCTGGCAGCCGGCAAGGGAACCCGAATGGGGCCGTTGACCGACAACGCCCCGAAGCCGATGTTGCCGGTGGCCGGCAAGCCCCTCGTGGTCCACTGTCTCGAACACGCGATCGCCGCGGGTGCCAGCCGTCTCGTCGTCGTCGTCGGCCACGAGGCCGACTCGATCCGGACCGCGCTCGCCGACCGGAACTGGGACGTCCCGGTCACGACCGTGGTCCAAGACGAACTCCGCGGGACGGCCGACGCCGTCCGGACCGCCGCGCCCGAACTCGCCGCGGAGCCGTTCGTCGTGCTCAACGGGGACGTCCTCTACGACGAAGCCTCGCTCGCGGAACTGTACACGTCGGGACCGGCCGTCGGCTCGTTCCGGGTGGACAACCCGTCCGCCTACGGCGTGTTGCAGATCGAGGACGGACGCGTCCGCGGGGTCGAGGAGAAGCCGGCCGACCCCCGGTCGAACCTCGTGAACACGGGCGCGTACGTGTTCCCCGCGGCGGCGTTGGACTGGCTCGCCGTCGGCGAGAGCGACCGCGGCGAGCGGGAACTCACGGACGTCCTCCAGCGCACCTGCGAGACGGCCGAGGTGACCGCGGTCCCCTTCGACCGCTGGCTCGACGTGGGGCGGCCGTGGGAACTGCTGGCCGCGAACGAGTGGAAACTCGCGGAACTGGACCGCCGCATCGACGGCGACGTCTCGCCCGACGCCGACCTGCGGGGGACCGTCGTGGTCGAGGCGGGCGCGACCGTCGAACCCGGCGTCGTCATCGAGGGACCGACGTACGTGGGCGAGGGGGCACACGTCGGCCCGAACGCCTACGTTCGCGGGTCGACGGCGCTCGGACCGGATTCGCGGGTCGGCCACGCGGTGGAACTGAAGAACAGCGTCGTGATGCGCGACTCGGCGGTGCCGCACCTCACCTACCTCGGCGACAGCATCCTCGGCCGCGACGTGAACCTCGGGGCGGGGACGGCCGTCGCCAACCTCAGACACGACGACGAGCCGGTCGAACTCACCGTCAAGGGCGAGCGCGTCTCCACCGGCCGCCGGAAGTTCGGGATCGTCTGCGGCGACGGGGTCAAAACCGGCATCAACTGCACCCTCAACGCCGGCGTCACGCTGTCGAGCGGCGCGCGTGTCGGGCCGGGGGAGACGGTCCTCCGGGATCGGTGA
- a CDS encoding DUF7557 family protein, whose amino-acid sequence MTRTVEIDDDLAERIEGHLEDDETIEEFLRELVSIYEQEGRFLQEGA is encoded by the coding sequence ATGACCCGAACCGTCGAGATCGACGACGACCTCGCCGAACGGATCGAGGGGCACCTGGAGGACGACGAGACGATCGAGGAGTTCCTCCGGGAACTGGTGTCGATCTACGAGCAGGAGGGGCGGTTCCTGCAGGAGGGCGCCTGA
- the glmM gene encoding phosphoglucosamine mutase, whose product MFGTSGVRGRVGQTVTADVALSIGRAVGTDTDRVVVGRDARETGETLQAALMAGLRETGTDVVDVGRAATPTVARSITDRSADAGVVVTASHNPPQDNGFKLWTPSGQAYSPDQQTEIEEAIRTEAYALADWTGQGSHESWAGAADRHERALVETGRADAAAAGVSLSSLSVVVDLGNGMGGVAADALFELGADVETINAQQDGRFPGRPSEPTAETCTTLAATVDAVDADLGIAHDGDADRMMAVTDEGEFVPGDMLLAVFGLEAGSTGDRVAAPVDTSLAVTDALAAVGVELVHTRVGDVYVADRAKDEDVVFGGEPSGAWIFPEETLCPDGPLAAVKLAVLAAAEPLSDRLGRIERYPLRRTVVETPEKDAAMDRIGAAVRRRYDDVSTLDGVRADTDEGWFLIRPSGTEPKIRVTAEARDAAATDRLLEEALEFVETETGDASTE is encoded by the coding sequence ATGTTTGGAACGAGCGGGGTCCGGGGCCGAGTCGGGCAGACGGTCACCGCCGACGTGGCACTGTCTATCGGCCGTGCGGTCGGCACCGACACCGACCGTGTGGTCGTCGGGCGCGACGCGCGGGAGACGGGCGAGACGCTGCAGGCGGCGCTGATGGCCGGCCTGCGGGAGACCGGCACGGACGTCGTCGACGTCGGGCGCGCCGCCACGCCGACGGTCGCCCGGTCGATCACGGACCGATCGGCCGACGCCGGCGTCGTGGTCACGGCGTCGCACAACCCCCCGCAGGACAACGGGTTCAAACTGTGGACTCCCTCGGGACAGGCGTACTCCCCCGACCAGCAGACGGAGATCGAGGAGGCGATCCGAACGGAGGCGTACGCGCTCGCCGACTGGACCGGGCAGGGGAGCCACGAGTCGTGGGCGGGCGCGGCTGACCGCCACGAACGGGCGCTCGTCGAGACGGGGCGCGCCGACGCCGCCGCCGCCGGCGTGTCGCTGTCGTCGCTGTCCGTCGTCGTCGACCTGGGCAACGGGATGGGCGGCGTCGCCGCCGACGCGCTCTTCGAACTGGGTGCCGACGTCGAGACGATCAACGCCCAGCAGGACGGCCGCTTCCCCGGGCGACCGAGCGAACCGACGGCGGAGACGTGCACCACGCTCGCCGCCACCGTCGACGCCGTCGACGCGGACCTCGGGATCGCCCACGACGGCGACGCCGACCGGATGATGGCGGTCACCGACGAGGGCGAGTTCGTCCCCGGCGACATGCTCCTGGCGGTCTTCGGGCTGGAGGCGGGGAGCACGGGAGACCGCGTCGCGGCGCCCGTCGACACGAGCCTCGCCGTCACGGACGCGCTCGCGGCGGTCGGTGTCGAACTCGTCCACACCAGAGTCGGCGACGTGTACGTCGCCGACCGAGCCAAAGACGAGGACGTCGTCTTCGGCGGCGAACCGTCCGGTGCGTGGATCTTCCCCGAGGAGACGCTGTGTCCGGACGGGCCGCTCGCGGCGGTCAAGCTCGCCGTCCTCGCGGCCGCGGAACCGCTGTCGGATCGACTGGGCCGGATCGAGCGCTACCCGCTCCGGCGCACGGTCGTCGAGACGCCCGAGAAGGACGCGGCGATGGACCGGATCGGCGCCGCCGTCCGCCGGCGGTACGACGACGTGTCGACGCTCGACGGCGTGCGCGCCGACACCGACGAGGGCTGGTTCCTGATCCGCCCGTCGGGGACGGAGCCGAAGATCCGGGTGACCGCGGAGGCTCGCGACGCCGCCGCCACCGACCGGCTCCTCGAGGAGGCGCTGGAGTTCGTCGAGACCGAGACCGGCGACGCCTCGACGGAATAG
- a CDS encoding phosphoribosyltransferase has translation MFENRTEAGERVADLVERRGVEADVVVSVPRGGLPVGRVVADRLGVPLDVVSARKIGAPWNEELAIGAVASDGSTWLNDDLIREAGVETAYLERTRRRERAAARDRVRRYREGRDAVDLAGKRVLLVDDGVATGATTLACLAALEAAGAASVVVAVPVAPADTLQQLSAAADEVLCVETPVVFGAVGRFYRSFDQVSDDEARSYLEPDPS, from the coding sequence ATGTTCGAGAACCGAACCGAGGCGGGCGAGCGGGTGGCCGACCTCGTGGAACGGCGCGGCGTCGAGGCGGACGTGGTCGTGTCGGTCCCGCGCGGCGGCCTGCCGGTCGGGCGCGTCGTCGCCGACCGGCTGGGCGTCCCGCTCGACGTCGTCTCGGCCCGCAAGATCGGCGCGCCGTGGAACGAGGAGTTGGCGATCGGCGCGGTCGCGAGCGACGGCAGCACCTGGCTCAACGACGACCTCATCCGCGAGGCCGGCGTCGAGACGGCGTACCTGGAGCGGACCCGCCGACGCGAACGCGCCGCCGCCCGCGACCGCGTCCGCCGCTACCGCGAGGGACGCGACGCCGTCGACCTCGCCGGGAAGCGCGTCCTCCTCGTCGACGACGGGGTGGCGACCGGCGCCACGACGCTCGCGTGTCTCGCGGCGTTGGAGGCGGCTGGCGCCGCTTCGGTCGTCGTCGCGGTGCCGGTCGCCCCCGCCGACACGCTCCAGCAGCTCTCGGCGGCCGCCGACGAGGTGCTCTGTGTCGAGACGCCCGTCGTGTTCGGGGCGGTCGGGCGGTTCTACCGCTCGTTCGACCAAGTGTCCGACGACGAGGCGCGCAGCTACCTGGAACCGGACCCCTCCTGA
- a CDS encoding GNAT family N-acetyltransferase, with protein MPTFTTSVHESITEVNRQEWNAVVTHQSDTGSVFERYEWIEAYEDATGAAARHVQVRTDGTLVGVHPTFVRPLPGTPFRFLGPPKPGTNGVMIATDEAAVFAAITDRMADLTSGRTIGHLIRPATDPAVRYATRLRARNYTPSVRDCRFVLDIDRPWDDVATDLSGKKRRNLRRAEEAGVAATDVEATSDRVEAFARSHAEHMRRLDGDGASAALLRALHSTVGDRLKLFRATVDDESIGELLAVRDDERDRLVLLFPAYDPTNFDHYPSEVLYRDAIQWGIENGYTTCDYGETTPDFEDGTFAFKTAFGGEARPTVRWERIGSRLGRVLYSAAGDGLVPGLGGSRVSRPH; from the coding sequence ATGCCAACGTTCACGACTTCGGTCCACGAGTCCATCACCGAGGTCAATCGACAGGAGTGGAACGCCGTCGTCACCCACCAGTCCGACACCGGGAGCGTGTTCGAGCGCTACGAGTGGATCGAGGCGTACGAGGACGCGACCGGCGCCGCGGCCCGTCACGTGCAGGTCCGCACCGACGGCACGCTCGTCGGGGTCCACCCGACGTTCGTCCGCCCGCTGCCGGGAACGCCGTTTCGGTTCCTCGGCCCGCCGAAGCCCGGCACCAACGGCGTCATGATCGCTACCGACGAAGCCGCCGTGTTCGCCGCCATCACCGACCGGATGGCCGACCTCACGTCGGGGCGGACCATCGGCCACCTGATCCGGCCGGCGACCGACCCCGCCGTCCGGTACGCGACCCGCCTCCGAGCGCGCAACTACACTCCCTCCGTGCGCGACTGCCGGTTCGTCCTCGACATCGACCGCCCGTGGGACGACGTCGCGACGGACCTCTCGGGCAAGAAGCGCCGGAACTTGCGGCGGGCCGAGGAAGCCGGCGTCGCCGCCACCGACGTCGAGGCCACGTCGGACAGGGTGGAGGCGTTCGCGCGGAGTCACGCCGAGCACATGCGGCGACTCGACGGGGACGGCGCGTCGGCGGCGCTGCTTCGGGCGCTGCACTCGACCGTCGGCGACCGCCTGAAACTGTTCCGGGCGACCGTCGACGACGAGTCGATCGGGGAACTGCTGGCGGTGCGTGACGACGAGCGCGACCGGCTCGTCCTCCTCTTTCCGGCGTACGACCCGACCAACTTCGACCACTACCCGTCGGAGGTGCTCTACCGGGACGCGATCCAGTGGGGTATCGAGAACGGCTACACGACGTGTGACTACGGCGAGACGACGCCGGACTTCGAGGACGGGACGTTCGCGTTCAAGACGGCCTTCGGCGGGGAGGCGCGCCCGACGGTCCGGTGGGAACGGATCGGCTCCCGTCTGGGCCGTGTGCTCTACTCGGCTGCGGGTGACGGACTCGTCCCGGGTCTCGGCGGCAGCCGGGTCAGTCGTCCGCACTGA
- a CDS encoding helix-turn-helix domain-containing protein, protein MSVHATVSVPPSAFVLARTLAVAPDARIEVEAVVPVAERRAPYLRIVADDPDLVVDLVAAESAVVAVDPIHRGDGEATIGVRWGELRSDLLDATVETDAACVEAVASRGVWRLTFRFPTHERVTDWYRRCRERDVAVTVERLREAPPAGTPSDAAALTDPQREALRVALSAGYFAVPRGATLEAVAAELGVSDTAASQRIRRGVGSLLAASFRESVDTGG, encoded by the coding sequence ATGAGCGTCCACGCGACGGTGTCCGTGCCGCCCTCCGCGTTCGTGCTCGCGCGGACGCTGGCGGTCGCTCCCGACGCCCGCATCGAGGTCGAGGCGGTCGTCCCCGTCGCGGAGCGTCGCGCCCCGTACCTCCGGATCGTGGCCGACGATCCGGACTTGGTCGTCGACCTCGTCGCCGCCGAGTCGGCCGTCGTCGCGGTGGACCCGATCCACCGCGGCGACGGCGAGGCGACGATCGGCGTCCGCTGGGGGGAGCTGCGAAGCGACCTCCTCGACGCGACCGTCGAGACGGACGCCGCCTGCGTCGAGGCGGTCGCCTCGCGGGGCGTCTGGCGGCTGACGTTCCGGTTCCCCACCCACGAGCGGGTCACCGACTGGTACCGCCGCTGTCGCGAGCGTGACGTGGCGGTCACCGTCGAACGGCTGCGGGAGGCGCCGCCGGCGGGCACGCCGTCCGACGCCGCCGCGCTCACCGACCCGCAGCGGGAGGCGCTGCGGGTCGCGTTGTCGGCCGGCTACTTCGCGGTCCCGCGGGGGGCGACCCTCGAGGCGGTTGCCGCCGAACTCGGCGTCTCCGACACGGCCGCCTCACAGCGCATCCGCCGCGGCGTCGGCTCCCTGCTCGCGGCCTCGTTCCGGGAATCGGTCGACACCGGCGGGTGA
- a CDS encoding glycoside hydrolase family 15 protein, which produces MRLTTALNRYKETRGERFPEERRTVSGSLTGGTDRLVHVGTDGSLRDYSDSLSELNGIDRSRLGIRVGETTRWFREFETVRSHYYQDTRLVETEFDAESFAVHQYDLTIGRTHLTHIDVRGSVPDDAELTVFVTMAPDGSDSGVGSLVHNTDSPLDAQVLEVYHRREHDYLTASTGLSDVQSQRPEQVSEILSDSPVSFPRWEERERRDQTRLTGDHVVRVPLDRSGRSGTTTLVSHLASHYESDRETALADLTRRAVEYTSVDALRAAARDQVRFRAPGSVPRSESVRTDLRVLELLSSPTGGHIAAPEFDPFYANSGGYGYVWFRDEASISRHLSAAGDRLGVATADALAESARFLCDAQLADGTWPHRVWADSGELAPGWANANVERDHESMEQQADQTATATAFLAESLGRDDLPDESAAAIRESIGSAVDALVDDVADNGLPSPCQNLWEDSVGQFTHTAATYVDAFATVAAAPLTDAVRDRSRRAAEEVLAGLDALWDDDLDAYVMRLRDGSPDPRLDSATLELATAFGTYDALEGVRLTDTQVDRLATHVDTVLDGLFRDPESGRAAGLIRYEGDGWRTAGQADPKVWSLTTGMGALAAVHTGVLLNDRGRNGDAYLDRGSDLYELLGEDGRFATDAGYLAEQVFDDGALDSATPLGWAHALRLHTTALLADLDALPTTAGGTEGPGEQPTWSTGEKYGIGTVADHGRSDPSRVWFTLTEGALTEPRFPQVDTMNLRTVDFLVRSTDGTDYATRTHRENRRVADSIQRRVEPLADDALLYRHVVTETGDGRGHEWQLTVEYAADPDHDAVLASVDFEARDGGSYELFAVATVALTTTNTEDLGIRYGDPDEYTLAARNPESYTAATDNRYVVDETGDAYSVAVAMATAGRFDWATVEAGGSDRLDRLFAGGERPESAASLSGENVVLVGRLGTGSATTETLAIGFARRADTAAALEEADGALGRGFETVADEYAEGWTEFLADTDLPASVGDDPRLADQYRTALMTLLAVEDKTYHGASIASPSVPWGEAVPATQQEGYGYNFVWSRDLYQIFTVFTLVGSLDVATDQLEYIYEYQQDESGFIPQNTYVNGATRWGGEQMDNISFPQVMAYQLWEAGVSFDDVDYGYENVRRSADYVARYGPHTAQERWEEEAGYSPSSIAAEIAGLICAAELAMETGHRDDALVWLALADDWVRNVEAWTATTTGTDRHTTTPYYTRITRNGDPDAGHSRRLANDGPMLDERNVLDGGFLELVRLGIVPADDPAIRNTVAEIDDTILVETPAGPGFYRYNGDGYGERARGDQGAPWSVEASGKGRLWPLLTGERGEYELGLGSPTLPAVECLGTMAAFANSGRMIAEQVWDREHATDYGWRFGEGTGSATPLAWSMAQYVRLAHGIDAGEPVATPSVVRDRYRDRALHDADREPDLRVDTEFRGNDLIVTGSTTGDWVVIRTAVDSVLVAVEDGTYTETVAIERGENRILVAAADGDEFDSAGTTVRQLRL; this is translated from the coding sequence ATGCGTCTTACTACCGCGCTCAACCGATACAAGGAGACCCGCGGCGAGCGGTTCCCGGAGGAACGCAGGACGGTGTCCGGGTCGCTCACCGGCGGGACCGATCGGCTGGTCCACGTCGGGACGGACGGATCGCTGCGCGATTACTCCGACTCGCTCTCGGAACTCAACGGGATCGACCGTTCACGGCTCGGGATCCGGGTCGGGGAAACCACGCGGTGGTTCCGGGAGTTCGAGACCGTCAGGAGTCACTACTACCAAGACACACGGCTCGTCGAGACGGAGTTCGACGCCGAGTCGTTCGCCGTCCACCAGTACGACCTGACGATCGGTCGCACACACCTCACGCACATCGACGTCCGCGGTTCGGTGCCCGACGACGCCGAGTTGACGGTGTTCGTGACGATGGCGCCGGACGGAAGCGACAGCGGCGTCGGGTCGTTGGTCCACAACACGGACAGTCCGCTCGACGCGCAGGTGTTGGAGGTGTACCACCGGCGCGAACACGACTACCTCACCGCCTCGACGGGACTCAGCGACGTCCAGAGCCAACGTCCCGAACAGGTCTCCGAGATCCTGTCGGACTCGCCGGTGTCGTTCCCGCGGTGGGAGGAGCGCGAGCGTCGCGACCAGACACGCCTCACCGGGGACCACGTCGTCCGAGTGCCGCTGGATCGCTCCGGCCGCTCCGGTACCACGACGCTCGTCTCCCACCTGGCCTCCCACTACGAGTCGGACCGGGAGACGGCGCTGGCGGACCTCACGAGACGTGCTGTGGAGTACACGTCCGTCGACGCGCTCCGCGCCGCGGCTCGCGACCAGGTCCGGTTCCGCGCACCCGGTTCGGTACCGCGGTCCGAGAGCGTCCGGACGGACCTCCGAGTGCTCGAACTGTTGTCGTCGCCGACCGGCGGCCACATCGCCGCCCCGGAGTTCGACCCCTTCTACGCCAACTCCGGCGGCTACGGCTACGTCTGGTTCCGCGACGAGGCGTCGATCTCCCGCCACCTGTCGGCCGCCGGCGACCGCCTCGGCGTCGCGACGGCGGACGCGCTCGCCGAGAGTGCCCGGTTCCTGTGCGACGCGCAACTGGCGGACGGGACGTGGCCCCACCGGGTGTGGGCCGACAGCGGCGAACTCGCGCCGGGGTGGGCGAACGCGAACGTCGAGCGGGACCACGAGTCGATGGAACAGCAGGCCGACCAGACGGCGACCGCCACCGCGTTCCTCGCGGAGTCGCTCGGACGCGACGACCTGCCCGACGAGTCGGCTGCGGCGATCCGCGAGAGTATCGGGTCTGCCGTCGACGCACTCGTCGACGACGTCGCGGACAACGGGCTGCCGTCCCCGTGTCAGAACCTCTGGGAGGACTCGGTCGGCCAGTTCACGCACACGGCGGCGACGTACGTCGACGCGTTCGCGACGGTCGCCGCGGCGCCCCTGACGGACGCGGTCCGGGACCGGAGTCGCCGCGCCGCCGAGGAGGTACTGGCCGGTCTCGACGCGCTCTGGGACGACGACCTCGACGCGTACGTGATGCGGCTCCGCGACGGGTCGCCGGACCCCCGTCTCGACTCGGCGACGCTGGAACTGGCGACCGCGTTCGGGACCTACGACGCCCTCGAGGGCGTCCGATTGACCGACACGCAGGTCGACCGGCTGGCGACGCACGTCGACACGGTCCTCGACGGACTGTTCCGGGACCCGGAGTCGGGTCGGGCCGCGGGGTTGATCCGGTACGAGGGGGACGGCTGGCGGACCGCCGGGCAGGCCGACCCGAAAGTCTGGTCGCTGACGACGGGCATGGGTGCCCTCGCCGCCGTCCACACCGGCGTCCTGTTGAACGACCGCGGTCGCAACGGCGACGCCTACCTCGACCGCGGGAGCGACCTGTACGAGTTACTCGGCGAGGACGGGCGGTTCGCGACCGACGCCGGCTACCTCGCCGAACAGGTCTTCGACGACGGCGCGCTCGACAGCGCGACGCCGCTGGGCTGGGCGCACGCGCTCAGACTCCACACGACGGCCCTGCTGGCCGACCTCGACGCGCTCCCGACGACCGCGGGCGGGACCGAGGGTCCCGGCGAGCAGCCGACGTGGAGTACCGGCGAGAAGTACGGGATCGGGACGGTCGCCGACCACGGGCGGTCCGACCCGTCGAGAGTGTGGTTCACGCTGACGGAGGGTGCGCTCACCGAGCCGCGGTTCCCACAGGTCGACACGATGAACCTGCGGACCGTCGACTTCCTCGTCCGAAGCACCGACGGCACCGACTACGCGACCCGCACCCACCGGGAGAACCGCCGGGTCGCCGACAGCATCCAGCGCCGCGTCGAACCGCTCGCGGACGACGCGCTCCTGTACCGCCACGTCGTCACCGAGACGGGCGACGGGCGCGGTCACGAGTGGCAGTTGACGGTCGAGTACGCCGCGGACCCCGACCACGACGCCGTGCTCGCGTCCGTCGACTTCGAGGCCCGCGACGGCGGCAGCTACGAGCTGTTCGCCGTGGCGACGGTCGCACTCACGACCACGAACACCGAGGACCTGGGGATCCGATACGGCGACCCGGACGAGTACACCCTCGCCGCACGGAACCCCGAGTCGTACACGGCGGCGACGGACAACCGGTACGTCGTGGACGAGACGGGCGACGCCTACTCGGTCGCGGTGGCGATGGCGACGGCCGGCCGCTTCGACTGGGCGACCGTGGAGGCGGGCGGGAGCGACCGTCTCGACCGCCTGTTCGCCGGCGGGGAGCGTCCCGAGTCGGCGGCCTCGCTGAGCGGGGAGAACGTCGTGCTCGTCGGCCGACTCGGGACGGGGTCGGCGACGACCGAGACGCTCGCGATCGGGTTCGCCCGTCGCGCGGACACGGCGGCCGCGCTGGAGGAGGCCGACGGCGCCCTCGGGCGCGGCTTCGAGACGGTCGCCGACGAGTACGCCGAGGGGTGGACCGAGTTCCTCGCGGACACGGACCTGCCGGCGTCGGTCGGGGACGACCCCCGACTGGCCGACCAGTACCGGACCGCGCTCATGACGCTGTTGGCGGTCGAGGACAAGACCTACCACGGCGCCTCTATCGCCTCGCCGTCGGTCCCGTGGGGCGAAGCAGTCCCCGCGACGCAGCAGGAGGGGTACGGCTACAACTTCGTCTGGTCGCGGGACCTCTACCAGATCTTCACCGTGTTCACCCTCGTCGGATCGCTGGACGTCGCCACCGACCAGTTGGAGTACATCTACGAGTACCAACAGGACGAGAGCGGGTTCATCCCGCAGAACACCTACGTGAACGGGGCGACCCGCTGGGGCGGCGAACAGATGGACAACATCTCGTTCCCCCAGGTGATGGCGTACCAGCTCTGGGAGGCGGGGGTCTCCTTCGACGACGTCGACTACGGCTACGAGAACGTCCGCCGGTCGGCCGACTACGTCGCCCGATACGGCCCACACACGGCCCAAGAGCGGTGGGAAGAGGAGGCGGGCTACTCGCCGTCGTCGATCGCCGCGGAGATCGCGGGGCTGATCTGTGCGGCCGAACTCGCGATGGAGACCGGCCACCGGGACGACGCGCTGGTGTGGCTGGCGCTGGCCGACGACTGGGTCCGCAACGTCGAGGCGTGGACGGCGACGACGACGGGGACCGACCGACACACGACGACGCCGTACTACACCCGGATCACCCGCAACGGCGACCCCGACGCCGGGCACTCCCGTCGGCTCGCGAACGACGGGCCGATGCTCGACGAGCGGAACGTCCTCGACGGCGGCTTCCTCGAACTGGTCCGGCTGGGGATCGTCCCGGCGGACGACCCGGCGATCCGGAACACGGTCGCCGAGATCGACGACACGATACTCGTGGAGACGCCGGCCGGACCCGGCTTCTACCGGTACAACGGCGACGGCTACGGCGAACGCGCCCGGGGCGACCAGGGCGCGCCGTGGTCGGTCGAGGCGTCGGGGAAGGGCCGGCTGTGGCCGCTGTTGACCGGGGAACGCGGCGAGTACGAACTGGGTCTCGGATCGCCGACGCTCCCCGCCGTCGAGTGTCTGGGCACGATGGCGGCGTTCGCCAACTCGGGGCGGATGATCGCAGAGCAGGTGTGGGACCGCGAGCACGCCACCGACTACGGCTGGCGGTTCGGCGAGGGGACCGGCAGCGCGACGCCGCTGGCGTGGTCGATGGCGCAGTACGTCCGGCTGGCCCACGGCATCGATGCCGGCGAACCGGTCGCGACGCCGTCGGTCGTCCGAGACCGCTATCGCGACCGGGCGCTGCACGACGCCGACCGGGAACCGGACCTCCGCGTCGACACGGAGTTCCGTGGGAACGACCTGATCGTCACCGGGTCGACGACGGGCGACTGGGTCGTGATCCGCACGGCCGTCGACAGCGTGCTCGTCGCCGTCGAGGACGGCACGTACACGGAGACGGTCGCGATCGAACGGGGCGAAAACCGGATCCTCGTCGCCGCCGCGGACGGCGACGAGTTCGACTCGGCCGGCACGACCGTCCGGCAACTCCGGCTGTAG
- a CDS encoding NUDIX hydrolase: MDEQFLEATISIRGVIRRPDGSVLVVRRASDDGWELPGGRIHRNESVRACLAREVAEETGLDVSVREPVEATAWQNRSGRDRFAVYYRCTTDATPVTLSDEHTDAEWVAGAPACDRLSDPQAAATARAVSADD, translated from the coding sequence ATGGACGAGCAGTTCCTCGAAGCGACGATCAGCATCCGCGGCGTGATCCGTCGACCCGACGGGAGCGTCCTCGTCGTCCGCCGAGCGAGCGACGACGGCTGGGAACTCCCCGGCGGCCGGATCCACCGGAACGAGTCGGTCCGTGCCTGTCTCGCCCGGGAGGTAGCCGAGGAGACCGGACTGGACGTCTCGGTTCGAGAGCCGGTCGAGGCGACGGCGTGGCAGAACCGGTCCGGCCGCGACCGCTTCGCGGTGTACTACCGCTGTACGACCGACGCGACGCCCGTCACGCTGAGCGACGAACACACCGACGCGGAGTGGGTCGCGGGCGCGCCCGCCTGTGACCGGTTGAGCGATCCGCAGGCGGCGGCGACCGCGCGAGCGGTCAGTGCGGACGACTGA